The sequence GGTCGCGGCGCAACGCTTCACGGGCACGCGCGAGGCCGAACGTCATGTCGAAAAGCGGCGAAAGCAGGGCCATCCCCGCGGGGTGTGGCACGTCGTGGTGCAAGGCCAGGCCCACGGCCAGGTGGCCACCGGCGGAGTCGCCGGCGATCACCATGCGCTCGGGTGCGAAGCCCTGCTGCAGCAGCCAGTCCCAGCCGGTTCGTACGTCGTCGGCGGCGGTCGGGAATCGGTGCCGCGGCGCGAGCCGGTAGTCGACGACGAATACCGGCAGCCCGGTCGATTTCGACAGCCATGAGGTCAGCCGTCGGTGGGTGCGCGGTGAGCACAGCGCGTATCCGCTGCCATGGATGTAGTAGATGGCGGCGTCGCCCCTGCGAACGCCCTGTGCGACAACCCATTCGCCGACGAGCCTGCGACCGTCGGAAAGCGTGGTGTCCACATGCTCGACATCGGTGCCCGACAGTGAGGGCCCGCATGCGTCCATCAGCCGCGCCAGGAGTTGGCGTGCCAGCCAGAGCCCCCAGGCTCGTTCGATCGGCATGACTGCGGTGAGGGGGCGAATCGTCCGCTTGCTCAATGCCGCTGCGGCGCGCGATTGAACCGAGCCGCGCACACCACGTCGTGTTTCGGCCATGCCCGAGTACAACAGCAAATGATGACATTTGTCAATGTCAACATTTGCAGGTGTTAGCGCGGGGGATCGCCCCGCCAACTGAAGCTGTTGACGTACTTGCCCATATCCAGCGCTAGCTGCAGGTTCGCTCCTGACGGCTTGCCCAACCCGAAGTCAGGTCCGAATTGCCGGAACGGACCAACGGCCGCGGCGATCAGCGCAAGGTCGTTCTTCACCGCGACCATGGCAATCACCCGCATCCGCATGTAGTTGCTGTTGGCGCCCTGCGGCCAGCAGTCGGCAACCAGGCCGTACCCCGGCACGTAGCCCACCATTGCGTTGGGGATCTCGTATGCGGTCTTGGTATCTGGAAAGGTTTCGCGTACAAGGTCGTTGACGATCTGTTCGGGGGTTCGACCGTTGGCGGGGCGACTCATCAACTGCATGGTGCCGCCGTCGCCGCCGAGGAAATCGGCGCGCACCCCGGTCGGGCTTATGGTGATCCGATAGGCCTGGCTCGGGGCGGGATAGGAGACGGAGAACGTACCGTCGGGCGCGGTGAAGCGCGGATTGACCGCGACGGGCTCACCGGTCGGCGGATGCCCGCAGTCGGGCGGACACACATAGCGGGCAGGCGGCTTGTGAATGACCACCGACAGCCCGACGAGGGCGAATGCGACCACAAGGATGGCGAGGCCCCAGTTCCGCAGAAGGCGCGCACGCGACGTCCGCCGCACGGGCGTGGCGTCGTATGTCCCTTTCATCACGGAATAGCCGGGATGTGTGGCGTCAGTTGTCGGCTCGTCGGGATCGCGACTCGTCGGCCGCACCGCGCGGCGCTCCCTTCGTGAAGTCCGGGATGCGGCTCTTGTGGCGACGCCGCAGGCCGGACAGAACGCCATATCGGGGATCACATGATGACAGTGCGGACACAGCACCGGCTCGTCGGAATAGATCTCGTCATGTGCCTCGTGCAGCAGTGCGAGATGAAGTCCGATGCGCAGCATCAGAAGTGCCATGAGTGCGACCGTCAGATGGATCACCAACTGCAGCCATTGCGGTATGTGCGTGACGTCGACGAGTCCGAGCAGGGCGTACACCCCGACGACGGCCGCGGCGAATCCGGCCAGCGCGGCGCGAACGTACCCGGGATGTTGGTGCGCCTTCGACGGCGGCCTGGTGAACCACAGCGCCGCACCGATCAGGCCCCCCACCGCCGTCGCAGTCAGGGGAACCGCGATGCCTCGGATACCCGCCTCGACGATGAGCGACGAGACGGGCCTGCTGCGGGCGATCATTCCCGTGGCGAACTGCGGCGCCAACCGGGTGATGGTGGCGGCGGCTGTGAAGGCAAGCGCGCCGAGTGCGCCGATCATGAAGCCGTCCAAGGATTCCCGAGTCGATGGCCCTGTCAGGCGCACGACCAGCACCGAAACGAGCATAAGGAGCATCCCCCCGACCGGGATGGCGAGCCCTTCGCGGAGGATTCTGCCGCCTGTGATTCCCACGCCGAGGGGGACACCGTACGAGCGAGCCACCACGGCCCCGGTCAACAGCACCCAGCCGATCCCGAGCGCGATGCCCAATGCTGCGGTGAGGAGCAGAGATCCCAGTGGCAGATCGCGGTGGGCGTCGGTTTCGCGCATGTACAGAATGAACAACAGCGGTAATCCCAACGCTGCGACGGTGATCAACGCCGCGGGCATTCGTAGCGTCGCGAACGTCACCAACCCGAGAAGCACAAGGCCGAGGACGATCCGGAACGCCGTGCGGGATCGGTCCGGTAGGTGCGGGAACAGCGAACTGGCCAACGACGGCATCAGCAGGTGTTCACCAGGGGCGGCGCCGTAGGCGCGCGGTCGCAGCCAGGACGGCCCGTTTCCGCGGCGCTCCACCAGATGGTCACCGCAGAGACCGCAGAATTCGCCTGCCGGGACGTCGGTTTGACAGACCCGGCACTCCATCGTGTCCGGTGACTCTTCGGTCGGTGCGCTCATGCCGTCAGCTTCTGCAGGACGACAATGTTCCTGACGAGGTTGTCGATGTCAGGGGTGCCGAGGCCGGTCACCATGTCATAGCCCGGCGTCGCATCGGCCACCGCGTTCCCGCCGAGGGTGACATCGCGGAAGCCGGGTAGCCGGGAGCCTTCGGCGACCTTGTACAACAACGGATTCAGGTCGCCGAGCTGTCGTCCGCCGTTCGCGGCGAGCCACTGGTTCATCACCGCGGCCAGGCCCGCCCAGATCGGTGCCGACTGCGACGTGCCGCCCCCGACCAACTGCTTGCCGTTGAACACGATCTTGACCCCGGTGAACTGGTCGGCCACCGCGGAGACGTCGGGGGTGAGCCTGCGCCCGGGTTCCTGGTCCGGCAACACCGACCGCTGCCAGTCCGGCCGGTCGAACAGCGAGGACGCCCCGCCGCCGCTGCCCAGCGACAGCGGCACGTCGAACCACGCCTGTTCGGACTGCCACAGCCCGGCAGCGTCGGTGGACAGCGTGGTTCCGCCGACGTTGGTCATCTCGGGCAGGGATGCGACCGAGTCCAAGCCGATATCGGCGTCGCTCGGGGGTGACGACCAGTCCTGGCCGCCCTTGCACTCCAGGCCCGCAAGGTCGCCGCTGGCGTTGAAAGATGTTGTGCCGTTGGCATGTGCGACCGCGATCGCGGACCGGACCGGTGCCAGATCGGCGGCGGTGATCAGCTTGTCGCAGCCCCAGCCGATCGAGAAGCTCCACACCGCGCCGGGAAACTGTTGGTCGGCCGATTCCAGCATCTGTGCGATTTTCTCGAAGGCGCCGTCGCCTTCGACCGTCGGCCTGGCGTTGACGACGACCTTGCGCGCGTCGGGTGCGACGGCGTGCGCGACCTCGAGATCCATCGTCGTCTCGCCGCGCGGTGCGGCCGGTTGGCCACCTACCACGGTCGGAGTGAACTTCGGCAGTCCGTACAGCGACGAGAAGCCGTCAAGGTCGGCCTGGTCGTAACCGTCGAACGCGAAGATCACGATGGTCTGGCCTTTGCCGGTAAAGCCTTGGGCGGCAAGCTTGCTGACGTTGTAGGCGTTGCGCAGCGCGCTCGGCTGCAATCCCTGGTCCGGCACGTCCGTCGGCAGCATCGGTGGCTTGGACGTGTGATGCGGCGTGTAGCTCAGGATCCTGCCGAGCTCGACAACCTCCGGACGCAGTTCCTGGGGCACCGACGGCTGCTGCGGAGATGCATAGAACAGCTGACCGCGCTGACCGCGGTAGTCGTGTACCTCGACACCGAAGGCTGTGCCGACCCGTTGAGCGTTTCCTTCGACGACGGCCCAGTCGTGGCCTGGCCGCCATCGCACGAACAGACCTTGGGTGCGCGCCCAGCCCACCAGCCGATCGGGTGGTGCGGTATCGCGCAGGGCAACGGTCAGCTGAGCGTCATCGCGGTGTGAGGGGCCGAGATCCGTTGAAGCACCGAGCAACAGCGCAAACGGACCGCCGATCGGCGCAGGTGTGTCGTGCCCCTGCGTGATCCGCAGATCCGACGCAAGCACCAGCACCCCCGCCGCTGCGATCAACGCCAGCAGTCGGTGCCCGGCGCTTGTTCGCCAACCGGGCACCGCGGTGTGCTAGTTGTCGCCGGGAACGGCCGTCGGCGCCGCCGGTGCCGTCACGCCGGGTGAGAAGGGGTTCGGGCCACCGGGATCAAGGCGCGGGGCCTTCTCGGTCGGCTCGGGAGGCGGTGTGGTCGTGGTCGTTGTGGTGGTGGTCGTTGTCGAAGTCTCGGGAGCCTTCTCCTCTTCCTTCGCGCACGCGGCGGAAAGCCCGACAAGGGCGATGATGGCCGCGGCTCCGGCGATGGCCGGAAGGCGACGAGTCGTACGACGTGTCGTCATGGATTGTCCTATCTGTCCCCCGACGGGCGAATGAATCGCGTCAGTGCGATTCGTCGTTGGAAACCTTATCCGATAAGCGAATGTTTCCCAGGTTTTAAGCGGCAGGCGAAGGGGGGAGGGGATCTTTCACAGCGCTGCCGACGCTTGACGGTGTCGGTGGGCGGGTGTTTACTCGGGGTATCGAACATATTTTCGAACGCCGTGTGATTCGGATGAGGCGGAAGGTACTGCTGTGACCGCTGCGATGAGCCTGGATCGGCATCGGGTTGACCGCGCTGAACAGGTAGAACACCTGCGTCGCAAGATGGCGGCGATCTCCGGCAAGGTCGGTCCCGGTCGACGCGGCCAGGTGCCGTCGAACGAGGTGCTACCCGAGTCGAAAAGTTTGCTGCCGCTCCCAGAATCTCTGACTGAAGCCCTTCCGACCACGTTGCCGAAGGGAACAGTGGCGGTGCTGTCGGGGGCCCGATCAATGCCGCTGAGCATGGTGGCGGCGGTGACGGCTGCAGGTGGGCACGCGGCCATCGTCGGTCAGCCCGACATCGGCCTACTCGCCGCCGTCGAGATGGGAGCGGATCTGAGCCGGCTCGCTGTCATCCCTGACCCGGGTGCGGATCCCGTTGAAGTCGCGGCGGTGCTGATGGACGGCATGGATCTGGTGCTGCTCGGTCTCAACGGCCGTTCGGTGCCTGCGACCAGGGCGCGTGCGGTGATCGCCCGCGCGCGACAGAAGGGGTGCACGCTGTTGGTCACCGGTGGCGACCTGCAGGGCGCATCGACCCGGTTGGAGGCCAGGGTCAGCGGCTACGAAGTGACCGGCGGAGGCGACGGCAGGCCGCTGTCGGGATGCGGCCGGATCAGCCGCGTGCGGCTGGCCATGCGGGCACGAGGGCGGACCTTTAGGTCGGTGCACGCGGTAGGCGAATGAGCGCATCGCGGGTACTGGCCATCTGGTGCATGGATTGGCCTGCGGTCGCCGCGGCCGCCGCGGCGGAACTGTCCCCGACGTCCCCTGTCGCGGTCACGCTGGCCAATCGGGTCATCGCTTGCTCGGCGTCGGCCCGTGCGGTCGGGGTGCGCCGCGGTCTGCGCCGGCGCGAGGCCCAGGCCAGATGCCCGCAGTTGCATGTCGTGACCGCCGACCCGGCGCGCGATGCCCGTCACTTCGAGAACGTGACGACAGCGGTGGACGATCTGGTTCCGCGCGCCGAGGTGCTGCGACCGGGACTGCTGGTGTTGCCGGTGCGCGGGGCGGCGCGCTACTTCGGCTCCGAGCAGGCCGCCGCCGAGCGGTTGGTCGACGCGGTGGCCTCCGCAGGCGCCGAATGCCAGGTGGGTATCGCCGATCGACTGGCCACCGCGGTGTTCGCCGCACGCGCAGGACGGATCATCGAGCCCGGCAAGGATGCGGTGTTCCTGTCGGCACTGTCCATCAGGCAGCTGGCCACCGAACCGGGCCTGGCTGCACGAGGCCGTGAGGACCTCGCGGATCTGTTGTGGCGCATGGGTATCCGCAACATCGGGCAGTTCGCCGCACTGTCCCGCGCCGATGTGGCGTCCCGGTTCGGAGCGGATGCGGTGGCCGCGCATCGATTCGCCCGTGCCGAGCCGGGCCGAGGGCCGTCGGGTCGCGAACCGCCGCAGGAGCTCGACGCCGTGATGGACTGCGACCCGCCGATCGACCGGGTGGATGCCGCTGCGTTCGCAGGCCGGTCACTGGCGGGAGATCTGCACCGCAGCCTCGAGGCGGCCGGCGTCGGCTGCACACGGCTTGCCATCCACGCGGTGACCGCCAACGGGCAAGAGCTGAACCGGGTTTGGCGTTGCGCGGAGCCGCTGACCGAGGACGCCACCGCGGACAGGGTGCGCTGGCAGCTGGACGGTTGGCTGAACCGGCGCAATCCGAACGACAGGCCAACGGCACCGATCACCGTGCTGCGGCTGAAGCCGGTGGAAGTGGTCTCGGCCGAGGCGTTGCAGCTGCCGCTGTGGGGTGGCGTCGGTGAAGAAGACCGGCTACGCGCCCGTCGTGCGCTGGTTCGGGTTCAGGGTCTGCTCGGACCGGAGGCTGTGCAGGTGCCGGTGCTCAGCGGAGGCCGTGGGCCCGCCGAGCGAATCACGTTGACGCCGTTGGGTGACGAGCCGGTGCCGAGGGCCGATCCCGGTCAGCCGTGGCCGGGCCAACTGCCCGAACCATCGCCGACCGTGCTGCTGGACGACCCGGTCGAGGTGCTCGACGGCGACGGCAATTCAGTGCGGGTAACCAGCAGGGGATTGTTCACCGCTGCTCCGGCGCGGCTTGTCGCACCCGGCAGGGAGGGTGCGTTGTCCTGGTGGGCGGGGCCGTGGCCGGTCGACGAGCGGTGGTGGGACCCCGACCAGGACCGCAAGGCTGGACGCACCGCGCGGGCGCAAGTACTGATCGATGGAGATCCTGAACAGGCACTGCTGCTGTGTTTCCGACAGCGGCGGTGGTACCTGGAGGGTATCTACGAGTGAACCTTTTCGATGTCGGGCAGCTTCCAGGTCCTGTCGAACAGCGGCTCGTCCGGCCCGCGCCTCCAGTGCACGGCGGTGCACTGACCGATCGGCGATCTCGGCCGGATTCGACGGCGGACCCGATGCCGGTTCATGTCGCTGCCACAGAGTTCGCATCTGGCGTCTCCCACGTCGGTGCCGACATTCAGCCGCAGGTGGCGCTGCGCGAGGGTGTTTGTCGGGCCCACCGGGTAGGTTCGAACCTATGTTCGATAATCTCGCGCCGACCGAGTTGGTGGTGGCGATCGCCGATTCGCAACGCCAGGAATCGATGGTGATGGCGCAGCGGATGGCGGCGGTGGCCGAACTGTTGGCTCAGCGGACCGCCGAGATCCATGACGAGGATCCCGATCCGGGATACATGATTGTGACGGGCTTTCAGCGCACCACCGCCGAGGTTGCCGCGGCGATGAATCTGTCTGCCTCCGCGGCCTGCTTCGTGGTCTCCCACGCCCACACGCTTGCGGAGCGGCTGCCGAAGGTGGCGGCGGTGCTCGCGATGGGTGATACCGACTGGCGCACGGTGAAGCTGATCATCACCCGCACCGAGTTCGTCAGCGACAGCGTGATCGGGCGCCTAGACAAGCAGTTGGCCAACCGGATAGCGAAGTGGCGCTGCTGGTCACGCAAACGGATCATCAACGCCGTCGACGCCACGGTGCGCACGATGGATCCCGACGCGATCCTCGAACGTCTGCGCCGGGAGGACAAGCGCCACGTCGGCGTGACCCCGCAGAGTGACGGCACCGCCAAAGTGGAGGGCGTCCTCGCCGCGGAAGCCGGGATGGCATTCGACAAGCGGCTCGCCGAGCTGGCCGACGGCGTGTGCCGTGCCGACCCACGTACCCGTGATCAGCGGCGCGCCGATGCCATGGAGGCGATGGCTGAACGGCGCGCGCTTGTCTGCCTGTGCGGCGCCGACGACTGCCCCAACCGTTCGGACGAACCTGCGCCCGCAAGGAGGATCATGGTCAACGTCATTGCCGGAGCGGAGACGGTTCTCGGCGGCGGCGACGCGCCCGGCTACATCGAGGGCTACGGCGTGATCGACGCCGAGCAGGTCCGTTCACTCGCCGAGAAGGCGCACCTGCGGACACTCGAGGAACCCGCCGTCAGCGACGCTGAAGCGCTGCGTTACCAGCCCACCGCCGCGGTGGAACGGTGGGTGCGGATGCGCGATCTGACATGCCGCTTTCCCGGGTGCGATCGTGCGGCGGTGATCTGCGATGTGGACCACACCATTCCGTTCAACCGCGCCGACCCGCGAAACGGCGGTCCGACGGTTCCGTGGAACCTCAAGTGCCTCTGCCGTGAACACCATCGGGACAAGACCTTCGTCGACGGCTGGCGCGATGAGCAACTTCGCGACGGCACGGTGATCTGGACGTCGCCAACCGGTGAGGTGTATCGCACCGCGCCCGGCGGCGTGGACCTGTTTCCCGACATGGCGACATCCACCGCCTGTCAGGAGCCGAAGCCAAGTCGCCGCAACCGATCCCGCGATCGAGCAGCCCGGATCGCCCGCATTCGTCAGCGGAATCGCATCCAGCGGCCGATCAACGAGGCTCATCGCCGCCTTCAGCAGGCGCGCCGTCGAGAGATCGGTTACCGCAAGCACCGCAACCACATGCGCAAGATGCTGTTCCTCCTCAAAGGAAGATCAAGCACCAGCCCGTTCTGTGCCTGGATCAACGATCCGTTCGAACCCGAAGAGCTACCACCGGATTGGCAGCCACCGCCCCAACCGCCGCCGCTTCGCGATGACCCACCTTTCTAGTCTCCTTTTCAGCCGCCGGACTTGCAGAATCGATAGCGTCGAGAGGTAGGCGGCTTTCGGCGACGGTTATCCCGTTGCGGTCGTGGAGAATCCCACCCTGTCGCTGCACGATGACGCCGAAGTCGTGCGACGTGCCATCAACGCATCTTGGCCGACGTACAGGTGCCGTGGGGCGTCAACGCCATGGCTGAGTCGGTCGACGTGCCCGCATGGCTCGATAAACCAAGCTGGTATCTGCTCGCATCCGAGGACCGCATGATCCCCCCGTCTGCCCAGCTTGCGATGGCGCAACGGGCCGGCGCAACCACGGTCGAGGTGGCCGCCAGCCGTGCCGTCTACATGTCACAGCCCCCGCGCTGTTGCGGCGATCATTCGCCAGGCGTGCGGCTAAGCCAGAGTTCGAGCGAACTGGCCGACGCGGGAGATGAATCGCTCGAAGAAGGCGCCGGGGTCGACGTCAACGCCGATGAGCGCGTTGGGCTCCCGGCCCCAGCGCCCCGACCAGTCGGCAATGGTCATGCCGCGCGTCAGCGTGCCGGTCAACTCGACGTCGACGGTGGCAGGCCTCGTCCGCACCAATTCCGGGTCCAGCGCGACGGCGGCGGCCAGCGGATCGTGCAGATGCGCGAGAAAGCCCTCGTCCTGGTCGAAGTGGAACTCGAAGTAGAACCGCATCGCATCTTCGAGCACCCGGATCAACGGGTTCGCCGCGGCCGATCGGGTGCCGCGCTCGTCGAGCACACTCATCGGTGCGGATGAGGATTTCGCCTCCGTGGCCAACCGACCCAGAAGTGCCGGTGTCATCGCGATGTTCTCCGTGAGGTTCAGCCCCAGCACGATCGGCAGGTGTTGCGGCCGATCGAGTCCCCATGCGGCCGACCAGACGTTGAACACCTCATGCGCGGACTCGGGATCGACGCTGATGTTCCATTCGGCGACGGGCGTCGTATTTCCGCGGTATTCGAACGCGCCGCCCATGATGACCAGCCGCCGCAGCAGTGTCGGCAACGCGGGCTCCTGCCGGAGCGCGAGCGCCAGATTGGTCAGCGGGCCGGTCGCCACCGCGATCAGCTCGCCGGGATAGGCCTGCGCGGCCCCGATCCACGCCTGCGCTGCGTCGTACTCCGCGAGCCGGCGTTGCGTGGAAGGCAGGGTGGCATAGCCCAGCCCTTGCGGGCCGTGCGTGTCCTCGGCGGTGCGAAGCGGCGTGCTCAGGGGCTGCTCGGCTCCCTTTGACACCGGGACACCGTCTACCCGGCACAACTCGAGCAGACCGAGGTTGTTCTCGCAGACCTGTTGTACCGGAACGTTTCCCGCGGTCGAGGCGATACCCACCAGCTCGGCGTCGGCACTTCCGAACAGATAGGCCAACGCCATCGCGTCGTCCACACCCGTGTCGACGTCTGCGAAGACGGGCTGCGGCACTACCAGTGCACCCCGGGCACCGACCGGACCGCGCGCTTGATCGGGCTCGGCACCCGCACGTTCGCCACCGCCCGGCTCGGCCGACGCGGCCGCCGCGGCGGCGTGCGCGGGGCTTCGTCCGCATCGAGGCCGCGCGCTGCCGCCGAGTCCGGATAGCCCAGGTAGATCTGGTGCAGAACTCGTCGCGACAGCTTCGGCGTGAAGTACATGCCGACATCGGCGAGCGTGCCGATCGGAGTGTCGATCCGTGCGGGCTTCTCGACGAGGCCGCGCACCACCATCGCCGCCGCGTGTTCCGTGGTGATCGGGGGCATCGGATTGAGCCTGCGGGACGGCGCGATCATCGGCGTCTTGACCAGCGGCATGTGAATGTTTGTGAACGTAATATGGTCCGAAAGCGTTTCCGTGCCAACCACTTCTGCGAACGCATCGAGCGCGGCCTTGGTCGGGATGTAGGCGCTGTACTTGGGACTGCTGGCCTGAACGCCTGCGCTGGACACGTTCACCACGTGGCCGAAGCGGCGTTCGCGCCAGTGCGGCAGCAGTGCGAGCACCATGCGGACCGAGCCGAAGTAGTTGACCGCCATCACACGCTCGTAGTCGTGGAGCCGGTCGGTGGAGGCTGAGATCGATCGGCGGATCGAGCGCCCAGCGTTGTTGACGAGGTAGTCCACGTGCCCGAAGCGGCCGAGGATGTCCTTGACGGTGTGTTCGACGGACGCCGAGTCGGTCACATCACACGTGAAGGCATATGCGCGACCACCCATTTCGTGGATCTCGGCGACCAGATCGTCGAGCGCCTCGGCGTTGCGGGCCAACGCGAAGATCGTCGCGCCGCGTTCGGCAACCGCGACCGCCGACGCCCGGCCGATCCCGCTGGATGCGCCGGTGATGATGACGTGCTTGCCCACCAGCGGCCCCGCCGGGTCGTCCCTGCGTGCTCGATCGGAGTCGAGGTTCTCAGCCCAGTACCGCCACAGCTTAGGTGCGTAGGACGAGAACTGCGGGACCGCTATCCCGCTGCCTTGCAACGCTTCCCCAGTGTTGTCGGCGGTGAAGGTCGGCATCAGGTCGACGACGTCGAGAATCTCGGCCGGGATGCCCAGCTGCGTGACGGCCATGTTGCGTAGCACCTTAGCGCGACCGGTCGCACGGAGGATCGGGGTGGCCGCGCCACGTGGCAGCGAGCCCCGCAGCGGTGGCAGTCCCGCCGCCTTCGCGATGCCCCGGTAGATGCCGCGTAGGCCGATGCTCTCGGGTGCGGTGAGGTGGAACGTCTGACCGTCGCGCTCAGGTACGTGCATCAGTTCGGTGAGGGCGTCGACCACATAGTCGACGGGCACGATGTTGGAGCGTCCGATATCGGGCAGCAT is a genomic window of Mycobacterium sp. ITM-2016-00318 containing:
- a CDS encoding alpha/beta hydrolase, which gives rise to MAETRRGVRGSVQSRAAAALSKRTIRPLTAVMPIERAWGLWLARQLLARLMDACGPSLSGTDVEHVDTTLSDGRRLVGEWVVAQGVRRGDAAIYYIHGSGYALCSPRTHRRLTSWLSKSTGLPVFVVDYRLAPRHRFPTAADDVRTGWDWLLQQGFAPERMVIAGDSAGGHLAVGLALHHDVPHPAGMALLSPLFDMTFGLARAREALRRDPVVRVRDAERLVGLYCLGTDLGHPRLTLDVAGGRCLPRTLIHAGGAEFLSADARALAADIRAAGGDCELQVWPDQLHVFQALPRISPEAGPAMRKVAHFITESLGDTVIDRQAG
- a CDS encoding zinc ribbon domain-containing protein — encoded protein: MSAPTEESPDTMECRVCQTDVPAGEFCGLCGDHLVERRGNGPSWLRPRAYGAAPGEHLLMPSLASSLFPHLPDRSRTAFRIVLGLVLLGLVTFATLRMPAALITVAALGLPLLFILYMRETDAHRDLPLGSLLLTAALGIALGIGWVLLTGAVVARSYGVPLGVGITGGRILREGLAIPVGGMLLMLVSVLVVRLTGPSTRESLDGFMIGALGALAFTAAATITRLAPQFATGMIARSRPVSSLIVEAGIRGIAVPLTATAVGGLIGAALWFTRPPSKAHQHPGYVRAALAGFAAAVVGVYALLGLVDVTHIPQWLQLVIHLTVALMALLMLRIGLHLALLHEAHDEIYSDEPVLCPHCHHVIPDMAFCPACGVATRAASRTSRRERRAVRPTSRDPDEPTTDATHPGYSVMKGTYDATPVRRTSRARLLRNWGLAILVVAFALVGLSVVIHKPPARYVCPPDCGHPPTGEPVAVNPRFTAPDGTFSVSYPAPSQAYRITISPTGVRADFLGGDGGTMQLMSRPANGRTPEQIVNDLVRETFPDTKTAYEIPNAMVGYVPGYGLVADCWPQGANSNYMRMRVIAMVAVKNDLALIAAAVGPFRQFGPDFGLGKPSGANLQLALDMGKYVNSFSWRGDPPR
- a CDS encoding protease pro-enzyme activation domain-containing protein yields the protein MPGWRTSAGHRLLALIAAAGVLVLASDLRITQGHDTPAPIGGPFALLLGASTDLGPSHRDDAQLTVALRDTAPPDRLVGWARTQGLFVRWRPGHDWAVVEGNAQRVGTAFGVEVHDYRGQRGQLFYASPQQPSVPQELRPEVVELGRILSYTPHHTSKPPMLPTDVPDQGLQPSALRNAYNVSKLAAQGFTGKGQTIVIFAFDGYDQADLDGFSSLYGLPKFTPTVVGGQPAAPRGETTMDLEVAHAVAPDARKVVVNARPTVEGDGAFEKIAQMLESADQQFPGAVWSFSIGWGCDKLITAADLAPVRSAIAVAHANGTTSFNASGDLAGLECKGGQDWSSPPSDADIGLDSVASLPEMTNVGGTTLSTDAAGLWQSEQAWFDVPLSLGSGGGASSLFDRPDWQRSVLPDQEPGRRLTPDVSAVADQFTGVKIVFNGKQLVGGGTSQSAPIWAGLAAVMNQWLAANGGRQLGDLNPLLYKVAEGSRLPGFRDVTLGGNAVADATPGYDMVTGLGTPDIDNLVRNIVVLQKLTA
- a CDS encoding DNA polymerase Y family protein, translating into MSASRVLAIWCMDWPAVAAAAAAELSPTSPVAVTLANRVIACSASARAVGVRRGLRRREAQARCPQLHVVTADPARDARHFENVTTAVDDLVPRAEVLRPGLLVLPVRGAARYFGSEQAAAERLVDAVASAGAECQVGIADRLATAVFAARAGRIIEPGKDAVFLSALSIRQLATEPGLAARGREDLADLLWRMGIRNIGQFAALSRADVASRFGADAVAAHRFARAEPGRGPSGREPPQELDAVMDCDPPIDRVDAAAFAGRSLAGDLHRSLEAAGVGCTRLAIHAVTANGQELNRVWRCAEPLTEDATADRVRWQLDGWLNRRNPNDRPTAPITVLRLKPVEVVSAEALQLPLWGGVGEEDRLRARRALVRVQGLLGPEAVQVPVLSGGRGPAERITLTPLGDEPVPRADPGQPWPGQLPEPSPTVLLDDPVEVLDGDGNSVRVTSRGLFTAAPARLVAPGREGALSWWAGPWPVDERWWDPDQDRKAGRTARAQVLIDGDPEQALLLCFRQRRWYLEGIYE
- a CDS encoding HNH endonuclease signature motif containing protein, which gives rise to MFDNLAPTELVVAIADSQRQESMVMAQRMAAVAELLAQRTAEIHDEDPDPGYMIVTGFQRTTAEVAAAMNLSASAACFVVSHAHTLAERLPKVAAVLAMGDTDWRTVKLIITRTEFVSDSVIGRLDKQLANRIAKWRCWSRKRIINAVDATVRTMDPDAILERLRREDKRHVGVTPQSDGTAKVEGVLAAEAGMAFDKRLAELADGVCRADPRTRDQRRADAMEAMAERRALVCLCGADDCPNRSDEPAPARRIMVNVIAGAETVLGGGDAPGYIEGYGVIDAEQVRSLAEKAHLRTLEEPAVSDAEALRYQPTAAVERWVRMRDLTCRFPGCDRAAVICDVDHTIPFNRADPRNGGPTVPWNLKCLCREHHRDKTFVDGWRDEQLRDGTVIWTSPTGEVYRTAPGGVDLFPDMATSTACQEPKPSRRNRSRDRAARIARIRQRNRIQRPINEAHRRLQQARRREIGYRKHRNHMRKMLFLLKGRSSTSPFCAWINDPFEPEELPPDWQPPPQPPPLRDDPPF
- a CDS encoding nucleoside hydrolase; its protein translation is MPQPVFADVDTGVDDAMALAYLFGSADAELVGIASTAGNVPVQQVCENNLGLLELCRVDGVPVSKGAEQPLSTPLRTAEDTHGPQGLGYATLPSTQRRLAEYDAAQAWIGAAQAYPGELIAVATGPLTNLALALRQEPALPTLLRRLVIMGGAFEYRGNTTPVAEWNISVDPESAHEVFNVWSAAWGLDRPQHLPIVLGLNLTENIAMTPALLGRLATEAKSSSAPMSVLDERGTRSAAANPLIRVLEDAMRFYFEFHFDQDEGFLAHLHDPLAAAVALDPELVRTRPATVDVELTGTLTRGMTIADWSGRWGREPNALIGVDVDPGAFFERFISRVGQFARTLA
- a CDS encoding SDR family oxidoreductase, with the protein product MRYVVTGGTGFIGRRAVSRILDRAPDSEVWVLVRRESLTRFEKLASRGDAPWGDRAKPLVGDLTADGLALSDETLAELGSVDHVVHCAAIYDITVSEAVQRAANVEGTRAVIALACRLNATLHHVSSIAVAGTHRGEYTEKDFDIGQDLPTPYHQAKFEAEMLVRSEPGLRYRVYRPAVVVGDSRSGEMDKVDGPYYFFPILRRLAVLPSFTPIMLPDIGRSNIVPVDYVVDALTELMHVPERDGQTFHLTAPESIGLRGIYRGIAKAAGLPPLRGSLPRGAATPILRATGRAKVLRNMAVTQLGIPAEILDVVDLMPTFTADNTGEALQGSGIAVPQFSSYAPKLWRYWAENLDSDRARRDDPAGPLVGKHVIITGASSGIGRASAVAVAERGATIFALARNAEALDDLVAEIHEMGGRAYAFTCDVTDSASVEHTVKDILGRFGHVDYLVNNAGRSIRRSISASTDRLHDYERVMAVNYFGSVRMVLALLPHWRERRFGHVVNVSSAGVQASSPKYSAYIPTKAALDAFAEVVGTETLSDHITFTNIHMPLVKTPMIAPSRRLNPMPPITTEHAAAMVVRGLVEKPARIDTPIGTLADVGMYFTPKLSRRVLHQIYLGYPDSAAARGLDADEAPRTPPRRPRRPSRAVANVRVPSPIKRAVRSVPGVHW